The Paenibacillus sp. 481 DNA window ATTAGCGAAGATGGCACCTTATGGTCAGACGGAACTATTTACACAGATTCCAAACTATTCTACCTCGATGAAGATTAATAAGGCCGATAGCCGCTGTGTAGGCGAATTTTTATGTCCAAGAACACGAAGAAACCACCGCTATGATAACGGTGGTTTCTCGTAAAATGTGAAATGAAAAGTCATTTCAATTCCTCGTAGGAACAATAGTTGCTACGTATATGATAAATCACACGGAATATCTTGTCAACAAAAAAAAGCCGTCGAAGGCATACACCCTCGACGGCTCAACTGATTGGGAAAAACATCTTCAAAAACAAATGTATATTATTTTCCCACTATTTTCAATATTTTATTTTGTGAAATTTTAAAATATTCTTCATCAATTTCAAATCCGATGATATTCCTACCATGTTTGCATGCTGCTTCGACGACCGGACCTGATCCCATGAAAAAATCTCCGACTGTCTCTCCTACTTCACTGCTGCATAGAACAATCCTCTCCATTAACTCTATGGGTTTTTCGGTTGGATGGATGGTCTTGTTGCCTGGAATACGCTTGATGCGCCATATATCCGTCTCCTTGCGCGTGGAGATACGCCGAACCTTGTGACGGCCTTTAACTGCCATGATGATAAATTCATGTTGATAACGATACTGCCAGCCCATGCCCATATGAGCCTTGTCCCAAACGATGCAGTTCTTCACCACAAAGCCAACTTGCTGCATCCACAGCGACACGAGCGGATACATGCGCCAATCGATAAATACATAAATGTGTCGGCCAGTTTTCAACGTGCGATATGCTTCACGCAACCAACCAAATGTGAAGCGTCTAAAATCATGATCCGACAGCGTATCGTTGGCAATAGTGTTAAAGCGTGGCTTTTTATTTTTTGTCATTGAAGTCCCACCGAAACCAAGATTGTAAGGCGGGTCACAAATAATAAGATCGAGGGACTCGTCTGCAATATGCTCGCGAGCCCCTGTGATACAGTCCATGTTGTATATCGTGCTGTTATTCATGTTGTCTCCTTGATGTCTATTTTTATTTTGTGACGGTAACTTTCTTCTCCTTTTGGTCCCATGTCGTACTAGCCCCCAAAGCTGCTGCTACGTCACGGACAGGAGCATATGCTACACCGTCTACTAACATAGTATCCTCTATATCCACTCCATTTACTTCAATCGTTACTTTCTGCTGCGGCTTGTCCACGCGCTTCAGCTCCTCTTTGATTAAATTAAAAAACGCATCCCAGTGTGGTAGGATGCGACTCGGACATTGCTTACCCGACCAGTGACGGTGCGGCACAACATGCTGCAGCGGAATGTTGTGACTGCGTACCAACATGGCTACGAGCTGCGCAGCGTTTTTCCATGCGCTCTTCTCGTTGATACCTTGATTCATACAGATTTCAATGCCAATACTGCAGCGGTTTCCTTTGCTGCTACCAGCGTGCCATCCTTGCTCATCATCGCGCAAATGCTGGTACGCCTCACGGTCGTCTACCGTGTAGTGCCAACTTTTCTTTTCCCCGCCACTGCCGTTGATAACGTATCTAGCGTGTGCTTCGGCATCCGCATCTACACTTGTATTATCCGTGTTGTGTATCGTTACATAGCTCGGTGTCATGAAACGGTTCGGCTTATTACTCTTTCCGTTCGGAAGCAAGCGCTGTTTAATTTGGACCATCTTTTTTAGCACCTCCGTTTCCGTCGAAAGTGGAATAAATACCGATACCAATCAGCGAATACGATAGTAAGTCAACGCCTAACTGGTAAATTCCAACCGCAGGAGCAACCCCCCACTCAGATAGTAACTGATAGATGAAACCGGAAAGCGCCAAAATAAAATATTTGTTCTTGAAACGGCTTTGAATATTTGTCATAGTAATCACCCTTTCAATTTTATAAAGAAAGCAAAAATGGCAGTGACAGTACCTGTGACACACGCTCCCGTCACTGTCCGCCAAAGCCATTTTTGATTGTCTTCTATTTTATTGACTTCTTCTTTAAAATCTTCTCTTGTTTCACTAAGGCGATGATGCGCCGACTTACCTTGATCAAGTGCTTCCTCAGCAATTGACCTCACGGCCTCAACCTTGTGTGGCAAATCACGTATGACGTCAACTTTTGCCTCAAGTCGAGCTAAATCGACCCTGACATTTACTAAAGTTTCGGTCACAGCTTTCATTTCTTCGGACACCTCTTCTCACCTCCTTCAATCTAAAATCCGTAGAGGGAAAATCCTGCGTGATGCCACCCAAAACCAAAATCAGCAGGAGTACGTTGAACTTCTCTGGCACGTACCTTAACTGAACCTGCTAGATATTCGATGTCTATGGCAAACTGCATCACACTACCACCGCCGTTGCGTACCCATCTGATCTTAATCTCACCTGTGGGCGCATTATTCGCGCGGATATGCCCTACATCATTTTCAAACTGGTACGACCCAAGTGCGTCACTCCCCGTATGATATGTTGAAAGATGAAATCCAATAGGAGTACTAAAAGGAGTGGTTACTGTGACCCATTGTCCAAGCGGCAAGAACACAGCTGCAAAATGCGTTTGCACAGTAGGAGGCCCTGATTGAATTTGGCGCACCATAGCTGCCAACTCAGCCCAGGTATTGTTGATGGTCGCTGGCATTCCTTTGGCAATGAGCGACGCGACCACCGCTGCCTTAGCGTCATTGCCATACTGCTTTGCCAGCGCCGCCTCATCGTACACTTTTTTCAGAGCGCTTGCTGTTGGCGCCAAATTGAGCGCTGTGCTTGTGACTGAATCTATTAGTTGGACTATCCCCTGCGTAGTGACTGTTGCTTTAGGTAGCGCTTCTGC harbors:
- a CDS encoding DNA-methyltransferase, with protein sequence MNNSTIYNMDCITGAREHIADESLDLIICDPPYNLGFGGTSMTKNKKPRFNTIANDTLSDHDFRRFTFGWLREAYRTLKTGRHIYVFIDWRMYPLVSLWMQQVGFVVKNCIVWDKAHMGMGWQYRYQHEFIIMAVKGRHKVRRISTRKETDIWRIKRIPGNKTIHPTEKPIELMERIVLCSSEVGETVGDFFMGSGPVVEAACKHGRNIIGFEIDEEYFKISQNKILKIVGK
- a CDS encoding tail fiber protein; the protein is MAAFNGFTLTQKGRNLHAKAQTGVQLRYTRFALGDGQLGTSDPISLNRLISEKKSLGVAKLALQGEGKAVVGTVITNKDIVAGFYLREIGIFAQDPTEGEILYAYANSGQTAEFLPPGGGPDVIEKALDAILIINGATNVVATIDASLVWAKPEEIAAAEIRVKQYTELKIKEVTVTSIGAAPAQHSHTAEALPKATVTTQGIVQLIDSVTSTALNLAPTASALKKVYDEAALAKQYGNDAKAAVVASLIAKGMPATINNTWAELAAMVRQIQSGPPTVQTHFAAVFLPLGQWVTVTTPFSTPIGFHLSTYHTGSDALGSYQFENDVGHIRANNAPTGEIKIRWVRNGGGSVMQFAIDIEYLAGSVKVRAREVQRTPADFGFGWHHAGFSLYGF
- a CDS encoding N-acetylmuramoyl-L-alanine amidase, with translation MVQIKQRLLPNGKSNKPNRFMTPSYVTIHNTDNTSVDADAEAHARYVINGSGGEKKSWHYTVDDREAYQHLRDDEQGWHAGSSKGNRCSIGIEICMNQGINEKSAWKNAAQLVAMLVRSHNIPLQHVVPHRHWSGKQCPSRILPHWDAFFNLIKEELKRVDKPQQKVTIEVNGVDIEDTMLVDGVAYAPVRDVAAALGASTTWDQKEKKVTVTK
- a CDS encoding hemolysin XhlA family protein, translated to MSEEMKAVTETLVNVRVDLARLEAKVDVIRDLPHKVEAVRSIAEEALDQGKSAHHRLSETREDFKEEVNKIEDNQKWLWRTVTGACVTGTVTAIFAFFIKLKG